The genomic segment GTTGAAGCCCTGGtctcacatggattattttatcgttctccttgctacatttctggacGTTGATCGTGTtgattacattgctgtctatgggagggtcagagtgctcccagaatgcatcaaaaatatcttaatttgtgctctgaagatgaacgaaggtcttacaggtttggagctacatgaggttgagtaattaatgtcagaattttatttttttgggtgaactatacctttaattgtattgataataatatattaatttaatacattggAAATCCCCAGTGGATTCTGGACCCCTGGTTGTGAACCACTACAGTAAAGGCAGTTTTTATAGCTAGTCTTGAAATAGTACAGGGAATACATAAAATTTTGTTGAGATTACAAAATGTAACGCAAATTATATTCTTTGTAAGtatgaattaactgacctctgcaCTGTATTATGCTGTTTTGTCTTGTAATCCAATTGCAGATCATTGTATATAACTACAGAAACCCTGTTAAAATACCATGCATTTTGATAAAGTGGCATCAATATATGATTTGGCACAAACGTCTCATTGCAGCGTCTCCACATGTCCCATCATAACAAGGCATTGCTGTCGTCATCTCTACAGTGTGTTTGCCTTATATGAGCCAGCGGCTGGTGCCTCAGTGACTTGTTGCTCCACTTGTGCGCATCCTGAAGACCCGGCTCCAGAAAATACAGACAAGCTCCGAAACCAGCCAGGACCAGGACCGAGACCAGCAGATATACAGGGACGAACCAGTCCAGAAACATCCAGGGCATTGTGTTATCTCAAAAGTAcggaaagagagaaacagagagacagTTGTATTGTTGTCTGAATGAGAACACACCTGTGCACTGCAGTATATAAAATGCTGTATGATCCATATATATGATGGTACTGTCACTCATACTTAACAGTGCAGCATTCTGTCAatgaagtattaaaaaaaaatacactaaaaaattAATCATACTTCTACAGCATGCCATTAAACATCACATCCACACATGCACATATGTATCATGTGTGTCTACATACCTGCAGTCTTTCCTTGATCGTCTGTGAACTGACGCTGTAGTTTTGGgtttaaagtctcaaacccaggcTGAGCAGATAGAATAAGCTAATTAAAATGCTGAACAACAAAGCTGTTGGTGAAGCTATGTGgacaaagacattttattttattcaatgctATGGAATGAGGTCTTTTCTCGCACCCTTGCTTTCATGCTCTCCTTCTCAAAGCTGTACCATCCCATTCCAGTTGGGAGGGGGGTAACCATGGATACATCTCTGACGAGGAAAGGCTGAAAGCAGAAGTTACCAAATTTTTTGTAACCCTTTCTTCTCAGTCTTAGAATTCCTAATCATTTAATGTTAAACTGGAACATGGCAATTATCATTAGaaattaggggggggggggggggttaagagGAATGTTAGTTTGTATAAATGTTTTCACATCCCCAAAAGGTTCAAATAACAAGAGTATCAAGGATAGTTCactgttctgtcattatttaggttttaaacctgtatgacttaatttcttctgtggaacacaaaagaagaaatttaaCAATGTTCATGATGTTCTTTTGCATAATGAATATTGACACTGAAGCTGTAAATATAGCAAAAAGGATCATAAAAATGGTTCATACTGTATACTAACATGgcttttaaatcacattttacaaCTTGTGTATAATCAAAATTGCCATGTCATTATCTGTAATGAGACTATTcgtattatattaattttatggaaactcagaagaagatattttgaaaaatgttggtgtaACGCATTAAACTTCCTAattacgggaagaaggaggcgggaaccggcagacaatcaaatcaaactttaataatcaaataaacacaaaacagtgcgacagcccctcacggccgactgccacgcacaaacaaaaccaaaacacaaactaaaacccaggcctggtcctctctcgtccgtcactgtcgtcgctcctgttttatatccttccatctcctccgtgggactcgagaccggcgggtcgagcaggtgtcgctcatttccaatcactccaccattTCCAATcaccccgccccactcgccacatactcccatcgcccctcgcaggccggggggtacccacgagacttcgctctactcccccccccctctacctccctccggggggaccgctcacggtgacctgcgggaacctgggggtaggacatacgaggcgagagaaaaggagatggaaggaggagcgacagagacgagagaggagagactgccgctcggccctccaccagctgggtgatctcctccgcagtgcctggcggtggcactggacggcccttggcggacggcacgacactcctttGCCGCCCGGTGGACAGCGacagctcctccggttttgggcagccggcaggagtcccccgttccctgctcctccagaTTCCTTcatggaggcagcaggctccggccccctggcaaacggcgctgactcctccgctccctcacggacggcagccgcccctccacatcacgtcCCCCGCAAATCACtacagcccaccgcctcgagcgtccatggcggcacacttcctcgcctgctcgatggcaccgcgcaTTCACCAaagtggcgagggatcttcagcagtgcgtccctccttctcccgggcttcggcaccaatgtaacgCATTACAACTTCATAatcattgggaagaaggaggcggtaaccagcagacaatcaaaatgactttaataataaaataaacacaaaacagcttggcagcccctcacggccaactgccacgcacaaacaaaaccaaaacacaaactaaaatccaggcctggttctctctcgtccttcactgtcgtcgctcctgttttatatccttccatctcctccgtgggaccctcgtcccgttcccacggctctcggccccgccccactcgccacagttgGTAACTAAGTTTCCGTTCCCATTGAAgtccatcatttaaaaaaaaaataattttatatatatatatatatataaaaaataaagaaataaatgtatcAATGGGAAAGtcaatgggaatttttttttttttgtggtgtatGAAAGAAAGGAAATCAAACAGATTTAATGGTATATGATTACAGGATTTCATGCCTTTAACATGAATGGCACTTCCCAGATTAACCTTCCTTGCAGTTTATGGGGATactccataggtgtaatggttttactgTACAAACTGAATTTTCTATCGCTCTATACCAACCCTATACCTACCCCTTACAGCAAACAAATTTTTGCCCTAATAAACCACATaatcatgaacacacacacacacacacacttgggagCTGCTACAAGACTCTTATACTAGCTTGAGGTGAGCAATGCTTGACTGAATATACATAAAGCATATTtataaacacaagcacacacaaatacatctCATTACAATAGCTCCCATTATACAGTTGTTGGTCTTTAGAGTATCATGCTATTGATAGTCTCAAATGTCAGGCAAAACTGAGCAGCACTGACCTACATATGAGTGCAAGACGTGCAGCTTTCAGCAAAGCCTGAAGGAAATCAAACACAGAGACACATTCACAGCAATCTGCACATTCACAAATACagccatgcaaacacacacacacacacacacacacacacagtatatactgtacagaTATAGTAGTTCAGGAgtcaactaaataaataaaactaattaaaacatcaaggatgcattaaattggtcaagaGTGACAGCCGAagcatttaatgttacaaaagatttcaattttaaatgaatgctgttcttttgttctTTATATTCTTCGAACAATTCTGAATTGttcataatgtttcttgagcaaatgagcacatcagaatgatttgtgaaggatcatttgatactgaagactgaagtaatgatactgaaaattcggctttgccatcattttaaaatatgataaaatacagAAAggagttcatttaaattgtagtaatatttcccaatattattGCTTGATTACTATTTTGTTATTATATGCGTAAAAGcacctttcaaaaacataaattccAAACGACGATAAAAGTTTGAACGgtacattaattcattttaaaacctgATTTAATTGTCTAAATACTTTTTTGGCCCCTGTAGCTGTAGAATTTATATTTACAGACCTATTGTTTGCCCCAATAATGATTAAACCTTTTTTAAACCCAAAAACCTTTTATGTGCATCACATATACTCAGCCAGGactaaacctttatttatttatttttttatcctatGATCAATGTTTGTTAGCAGCATTTGTATTTTGCCAATATAACATGGCCCACATCTCCAAAAATACCATATACTCAAAGACTAAACCTCTTGTTACAAATGGAAGACAAATGGATGGTCCAATATCCCATGTTACGTTTTCTAATAAAACACCTTTTGTAAACCAAAAAAACTAATTTAGGTTTGTGATGCTTAAAGCATCACATTATCAAGAACTTGTGAATGGTGTGAGCATTCTGAATCAGTACAGACTTGCTTCGTTATTTGGATCAGCATGTGTGTGCTATAATTTGGAAGACTGGTTATTGTTAGATTCACTCTGTGGTTTGACAGGACTGTGTGACTGAAGAAAATCAGTGATTATGGAGGCCATGGACTCAGGTCTGTTGAGGTGAATATGATGATCCCCTTCTACATTAACAATAGTGGCCTGCAGAAGAGCGAGAAAGAAATTTCTAGATAATACCATTCCAGACAGACATTTTGCacttatgtttgtgtgtatgtgcgcaCATCTCACTTTTTGATTGGCCCAGCTCTTCAGAATCAAATCAACATATCCATCAGGTAGAACAAAGGTTTTGAACAGGCCGTCTTTTGCCCTGAAGAAAGACATCTTTGATTTTGAAACGGTGAGGAAATGTATATCACAGGACACAAAAGTAGTCTAATAGTGTATTTAACTGATGTGTGGATATAATATGATGggtttaaaacatatatatatatatatatatacatatatatcttaTTGTCCTACAGTGACATTTAGGTATTTTAAATTTGATAATGCTTTTGTAGGCCAGTATATTTTTCATACTGTTCATTATAAGGTTATGATGCCTAAACTGacttttagcatttaaaatggctcattttcaACTTTCTGTTTTGAAATTATTTAGACATAATCTTAGAGGATTTAATATCTGCCAATTATTGGTTTCTGGTTATAACAAGAAAATAATGATCGTCTTTTCAGTACTGTAAAgaattataatcagtgttgggaaggttactttggaaatgtaataggttacagattacaagttaccctgttaaaaatgtaatagtagtgtaactttttcaattactttattaaagtaatgtaactaattacttttgagtactttttgattacttttctaaatttgtgaaaagataaataaagaataataaataaaagcatatacatcaacttaaatacagttatctaataagcatgtgacgtattctgtgtaataaactcctaaacattggtgtttttgctgtctctttgtatatgatgatagttttctcaaaataa from the Carassius carassius chromosome 7, fCarCar2.1, whole genome shotgun sequence genome contains:
- the LOC132143151 gene encoding small integral membrane protein 45-like; translation: MPWMFLDWFVPVYLLVSVLVLAGFGACLYFLEPGLQDAHKWSNKSLRHQPLAHIRQTHCRDDDSNALL